CGAGGTGCCGCTGCCTCAGGAGGCCGACGACTCCTGGACGGTGCGGTGGGCGACCGGGAACGGCCTGGACTCCCGGCTCCGGCATGCGTTGCCCTCGCCGGCCGGGGTGACTGCGGTGGCGACCGTGGTCGTGGGGGGCCGGGGGTTCGCCGTGGCCGGCTGCGAGGACGGCACGCTGCACTGGTGGGACCCGGTGACGGGCAGGAAGCTCGGGCAGGCCGTGACCGGTCACACCGGCGCCGTGCGTGGTCTGACGGCGGCGGTGCTGGAGGGGCGTCCCGTCGCCGTCACCTGCGGCTCCGACGGGGCCGTCCTGGTGTGGGACCTCGTCGAGGGGAAGCCGGTCGGCGAGTACCGCGCTGGCGACGACGACCGGGTGATCTCGCTCGCCACCGCACCGGTCGAGGGCCGGCCCGTGGTGGTCGCCGGCTGCACCGACGGCCTGCTCAGGGTGTGGGACCTGGCCTCCCTCACCCTCGGCCGTGAGCTTCTGACCGTCCGCACCGGCAATGTGCAGGCCCTTGCGGCGGCGGTGGTGGACGGCCGTCCCGTCGCCGTCACCGGCCACGCCGAAGGGGCCGTCCGGCGGTGGGATCTGATCACCGGACGGGAGCTGCGCACCCCGGGCGACGACGCCGAGGATTCCCACCCGCTGGAGGCCGACGGCGACAACAGTGACGACACCGACGACGGGATGCGCCGCTGCATCACCCTGGAGGTCAACGCCATGACGCACCTCCTGGCCACCGACCCGGCGTTCGAGTGCCCGGTGGCGATCAGTGCCAACGCCTACGCGACGTACATCTGGGACCTGGCCACGGGCGAGCAGGTAGGTGAGCCGGCCGGCGGGTTCGCAGGGGCGGCGGCCCTGACGGTGCTCCGTGGGCGCCCCACCGCGGTCATCGGGTTCGGCCCCCGCGGGCCGGTCGCCGTATGGGACCTGTCCGCCGGCGGGCACCTTCACCGGCCGCTGACCGGCCACGAAGGGACCGTGCGGGGAGCAGCGACAGCGGTGGTGCAGGGGCGCCACCTCGCCGTAACCGGCGGCGACGACCGATCGGTCCGTGTCTGGGACCTCGCGGGCAAGAAGGAGCCGGACAGCCGCACGGCCGCCGACGCGGGGCCCGTACGGAAGGTCACCACCGGAATCGTCGACGGCCGTTCGGTCGTCGTCACCGGCGGCCCGGACACGCTGGTGCGGATCTGGGACCTCGACGGCGGGGAGCAGCTCTGCGAGGCCTTGA
This Streptomyces sp. TLI_235 DNA region includes the following protein-coding sequences:
- a CDS encoding WD40 repeat protein gives rise to the protein MEGDPDQVAAALDGAVGPQEAAAAAVYRASGHVHRDAGAQVRRQLLALDAARYGNQSLARGLAEVPLPQEADDSWTVRWATGNGLDSRLRHALPSPAGVTAVATVVVGGRGFAVAGCEDGTLHWWDPVTGRKLGQAVTGHTGAVRGLTAAVLEGRPVAVTCGSDGAVLVWDLVEGKPVGEYRAGDDDRVISLATAPVEGRPVVVAGCTDGLLRVWDLASLTLGRELLTVRTGNVQALAAAVVDGRPVAVTGHAEGAVRRWDLITGRELRTPGDDAEDSHPLEADGDNSDDTDDGMRRCITLEVNAMTHLLATDPAFECPVAISANAYATYIWDLATGEQVGEPAGGFAGAAALTVLRGRPTAVIGFGPRGPVAVWDLSAGGHLHRPLTGHEGTVRGAATAVVQGRHLAVTGGDDRSVRVWDLAGKKEPDSRTAADAGPVRKVTTGIVDGRSVVVTGGPDTLVRIWDLDGGEQLCEALTGHTAAVEMLTVGTVGGRPALLTRDRHEKVQVRDLTTREEVHGLSTSEYTSPYIRSFATVEDRFVAVTSEGRVWDLAARAWIGVRPKQGGALAVETLEGRNLILTGYRAETVQLWDLATGELVGPPLTGHTDKVSAGAVGLLDGRIVVAAGSVDGTVRAWDATTGQQIGTYTFPATVGGLAVAPDGQLVVCFGSDMAVLSHC